The genomic DNA TCGGCCTCGGAGAGGATCCGGTTGGTGCGCTCGACGGCGCGGTCCACCTCGTCGGGCCGGCACAGGCACACCGGCACGCCGGCGACGACTCGGGGCGCAGGGCGGCCGGCGCCCTCCGCGGCCTTGGTCAGGTGGGGCACGACGTGGGAGGCGATGGCCTTCTCGTCGGCCAGCCACAGGATGGTGCCGTCGGTGCGCTCGCCGGCGAGGCGCAACATCACGGGGCCGAGTGCGGCGAGCAGGACGGGCGTGGGGGCGACGTCGGTGACGTCGAGCGGGTTGTGGATGCGCCAGTCGTCGTTCTCGACGTCGACCATGCCCGGGCCGGCGAGGGCCCGGTCGAGCACGTCGAGGTAGTTGGCCATCGTGCGGGCGGGGCGCTCGTAGGGGAGGCCCAGCATCTCCTCGACGATCCAGTGGTGGGAGACGCCGAGGCCGAGCGAGAAGCGGCCCTCGCAGACGGCCTGGGTGGCGAGCGCCTGCTGCGCGGTGGCGATGGGGTGGCGGGTCTGGATGGGGACGACCGCGGTGCCGATCTCGACCCGCTCGGTGACGTCGCCGATGAGCGCCGCCGCGGTCATGGCGTCGAACTCGTCGGGGATCTGGGGGACCCACACCGAGGCCAGCCCGGCCTCCTCGGCCCAGGTGGCGTCGGCGCGCATGCGGGCGACCTTGGTCGCGTAACGGCCCCGCTCCGGGCCCACCATCACTCCGATGCGCATGCCGTCCCCCTGCCGGTGAGAATCACATTCTCACCACAGCGTAACGCGGATCTCAGCAGCGCGGGCGGGGACCGTCCCGCCCGCGCCGCCGTCAGATCAGAACTCGCCCTCGAGGAAGCCCACGGCGAGGCCCGCGGTCTCGTACGCGCCGGTGACCCCGGAGGCGTGGTAGCCGGCGTCGGTGAAGACGGTCACGCCGGTGATGCCGGCGGCGGCGTCGCTGCACAGGAAGACCAGCGGGTAGGCCTGCTCGAGCGGGGTCGACGCGGCGATGCCGGTCTCCTCGCGGTAGTCGGCGCCGAAGGTGAGCCAGGTGTCGGCGTTGGCCTGGGCGAGGGGGGTGTCGGTGGGGCCGGGGAGGATGGCGTTGATGCGCACGCCCTGCTTGAGCAGGTTCATGCACTCGCCGGCGACGTAGCCGTTGACCGCCATCTTCGACCACATGTAGTCGGCCTTGGCGTTGTCCTGGGCCCAGGTGGACGCCTCCTCGAAGTCGGCGATCCCCAGGTAGGTCTGCACCTTCTCGAGGTTCGTGCGCCACCCCATGCCCGCCGCCGAGGAGATCATGCCGATGGCGGCGCCCCGGGCCAGCTTCCCGTTGGCGAGCAGCAGCTCGATGAGCAGGCGGTGGCCGAGGAAGTTGATCTTCTCGATGCCCGGGGTGCCGTCGGCCACGCCGGCGCAGGAGAAGAGGGCGTCGATCGGGCCCTCCACCTCGGCGGCGAGCGCCTCGATCGACGCCCGGTCGGCGAGGTCGACGGACAGCGCAGTGACGCCCTCCTGGGTGACCGGGGCGCGGTCGGCGTTCAGCACCTCGGCGCCGGCGTCCTTGACGAGCTCGGCCACGGCGGCGCCCATGCCGGTGGCGCCTCCGACCACCAGGGCGCGCTTGCCGTCGTACCGGAATGCGTCGAACAGGCTCATGAGGGGTGCCTCCACTGCGTCGGGGGTCGATGGCTCGAGCGGGCCCCCGCCCCCTCGGCCCGGGCCCGCTCGGGCCCGATAGGGGGATTCTGGCCCAGATGAGCATGGCGTGCACGAAAAGGTGGAACGGCATTCTCATCAGGTTCGATCAGCTGGGCTATGGTCTGCGCCGACCGGCCCCCGGGTCGGCGCACGCGGCCACCAACCGCCCAGGGGGAATCGAGCATGACGAACGCATCGGGGCGTCACGGGTGACCGGCATCCTCGCCGCGGGCCTGGGCACGGACGTGTTCCGGGGGTTCCTCCAGGGCCTGCCGCCGGGCACGGTGTACGCGCTGATCGCCCTCGGGTTCGTCCTCACGTACAAGACCTCGGGCGTGTTCAACCTGGCCTTCGGGGCGCAGGCGTACATCTCCGCCGTCGTCTACTTCAAGGCCCAC from Acidimicrobiales bacterium includes the following:
- a CDS encoding TIGR03564 family F420-dependent LLM class oxidoreductase, giving the protein MRIGVMVGPERGRYATKVARMRADATWAEEAGLASVWVPQIPDEFDAMTAAALIGDVTERVEIGTAVVPIQTRHPIATAQQALATQAVCEGRFSLGLGVSHHWIVEEMLGLPYERPARTMANYLDVLDRALAGPGMVDVENDDWRIHNPLDVTDVAPTPVLLAALGPVMLRLAGERTDGTILWLADEKAIASHVVPHLTKAAEGAGRPAPRVVAGVPVCLCRPDEVDRAVERTNRILSEAEVSPNYQKLLDLGDAESVGDLLAAGDEAMVERRLRAYADAGVTDLSVRVVPIGDGRDELIASSKRTRELLASLVGALA
- a CDS encoding SDR family oxidoreductase encodes the protein MSLFDAFRYDGKRALVVGGATGMGAAVAELVKDAGAEVLNADRAPVTQEGVTALSVDLADRASIEALAAEVEGPIDALFSCAGVADGTPGIEKINFLGHRLLIELLLANGKLARGAAIGMISSAAGMGWRTNLEKVQTYLGIADFEEASTWAQDNAKADYMWSKMAVNGYVAGECMNLLKQGVRINAILPGPTDTPLAQANADTWLTFGADYREETGIAASTPLEQAYPLVFLCSDAAAGITGVTVFTDAGYHASGVTGAYETAGLAVGFLEGEF